From the genome of Apodemus sylvaticus chromosome 3, mApoSyl1.1, whole genome shotgun sequence, one region includes:
- the Rps6 gene encoding 40S ribosomal protein S6 — MKLNISFPATGCQKLIEVDDERKLRTFYEKRMATEVAADALGEEWKGYVVRISGGNDKQGFPMKQGVLTHGRVRLLLSKGHSCYRPRRTGERKRKSVRGCIVDANLSVLNLVIVKKGEKDIPGLTDTTVPRRLGPKRASRIRKLFNLSKEDDVRQYVVRKPLNKEGKKPRTKAPKIQRLVTPRVLQHKRRRIALKKQRTKKNKEEAAEYAKLLAKRMKEAKEKRQEQIAKRRRLSSLRASTSKSESSQK; from the exons ATGAAG CTGAATATCTCCTTCCCTGCCACCGGCTGCCAGAAACTCATTGAAGTAGATGACGAACGCAAGCTTCGTACCTTCTATGAGAAGCGCATGGCCACAGAAGTAGCTGCTGATGCTCTTGGTGAAGAGTGGAAG GGTTATGTGGTCCGGATCAGCGGTGGGAATGACAAACAAGGTTTTCCCATGAAGCAAGGCGTTTTGACCCATGGCAGAGTGCGCCTGCTGTTGAGTAAGGGCCATTCTTGTTACAGACCAAGGAGAACTGGAGAGAGGAAGCGCAAGTCTGTTCGTGGGTGCATTGTAGATGCCAATCTGAGTGTTCTCAACTTGGTTATTGTAAAAAAAG GAGAGAAGGATATTCCTGGGCTGACAGATACTACTGTGCCTCGTCGGTTGGGACCTAAAAGAGCTAGTAGAATCCGAAAGCTTTTTAATCTCTCCAAAGAAGACGATGTCCGCCAGTATGTTGTCAGAAAGCCTTTAAACAAAGAAG GTAAGAAGCCCAGGACCAAAGCACCCAAGATTCAGCGTCTTGTTACTCCCCGTGTCCTGCAACACAAGCGCCGACGCATTGCTCTGAAGAAACAGCGCACTAAGAAAAACAAGGAGGAGGCTGCAGAGTATGCTAAACTCTTggccaagagaatgaaggaagccaaagaaaagcGTCAGGAACAGATTGCCAAGAGACGCAGGCTGTCCTCTCTGAGAGCTTCTACTTCTAAGTCTGAGTCCAGTCAAAAATAA